The Carnobacterium divergens nucleotide sequence TCCACCTTCAGGAATAATTAAGTCTGCATATTTTTTAGTTGGTTCAATAAATTGATGATACATCGGCTTTACAACACTTAAATATTGTTGAATAACAGAGTCTAAGGTGCGGCCACGTTCTTCCATATCTCGTTTGATACGGCGAATAATTCGGATATCATCATCGGTATCAACATAAACTTTAATATCCATTAAATCACGTAATCTAGCGTCTTCTAAAATTAAAATACCTTCGACAATAATCACTTCTTTTGGTTCTTGTAAGACTATTTGACTGCTTCTTGTATGAGCTGCATAATCGTAAACTGGTTTTTCAATCGAACGATACTGAATCAACTCCTCAACATGTTGAATCATTAACTCTGTATCAAATGCAAAAGGATGATCGTAATTTGTTTTTAAGCGTTCTTCAAAACTTAAATCACTTTGATCCTTATAATAAAAATCTTGCTCTAATAATAGAATGGAATGTCCTGAAAATTTGTTGAAAATTGCGCGACTGACACTTGTTTTTCCGCTACCTGAACCACCAGTAACCCCGATTACGATTGGCTTATTCTTACT carries:
- the udk gene encoding uridine kinase, which produces MSKNKPIVIGVTGGSGSGKTSVSRAIFNKFSGHSILLLEQDFYYKDQSDLSFEERLKTNYDHPFAFDTELMIQHVEELIQYRSIEKPVYDYAAHTRSSQIVLQEPKEVIIVEGILILEDARLRDLMDIKVYVDTDDDIRIIRRIKRDMEERGRTLDSVIQQYLSVVKPMYHQFIEPTKKYADLIIPEGGQNQVAIDLMTTKISSILNNQ